Proteins from one Diprion similis isolate iyDipSimi1 chromosome 3, iyDipSimi1.1, whole genome shotgun sequence genomic window:
- the LOC124404486 gene encoding ATP-dependent DNA helicase Q4, translating into MDLLDDRALKNKYQKSKLRVKLWESDFMEKYGRKPNKNDIRDADVTIRDAYKMYWKLKTRALEETLMDITFSDDIQGNISTTSTLNTSAVDNVCDKHNTTQSDTHDAENLKPESVPATKNIEFEALLSEDGVNSDGVWGDHLNKKKQPTPKKKQNLLVGRSSSFQLSQKMFNSTSFTKRNPRKSLSMVKSKSRSELEGSNTSLTFLKDGTASQTEDGFDPSEILKPMFGEKMKVVQAENRVVAQSVSAVRQLIDGKTINVCRKIDAGWIDRCSKQNNLEPLSGNINRLSGTSDSGLESLEASLYSPYYGTSLTSSQTPQSFSDEEDFICNSDSEGERKNKRIRNKRKNYNAAETQMAKRPCIDSYQVNSQDLTTPEVPSQNHSDSARPADIVEIDAKQKLIPRTDESGLRETDKEDIIDNIRPLTANDKTKSLTVETEDPPPENSSPENSPLLNRQTRGKVYRRIKHNVVNDTETADNDVEVEKKIVGKPRRTRALRGARKQPKRSSKNQNDATDSEDENIGNDKETADDDVEEEKKIVEKPRTTRAVLGARKQPARSNKKKTDATDSVDENVRETPIYGVETVNAVPRFSLPTIESGDLIADFSQVISNEDSKNEKNSNTGTKMKKKLTDKERLEQKVAAGNINENFVRINLKKKVFVRGKKTMTFQKYKKNQWKQKKKELASGEGGLDLADLVEKKGVLTCFKCGDIGHFSKECRSLKSADLLPLAADEEPSEYPTLEEAAKMANEAVLGAHRNRLNLIPQTASRPIDATVLKDKIDGNNVPSDSEDPEAFLSTDENFTDILDDIDFEEDLEFQEPKTQVPSSHKVPEHLLAQLLRPEVGPVKPLYPMGSFDEPSVTPNEVFDALKKFGHETFRPGQEKAVMRILTGQSTLVTLSTGSGKSLCYQLPAYLYAKHSPCITLVISPLVSLMDDQVTGVPKFLSAACLHTAMGAKQRTKVMDMVKEGTLNILLVSPEAVVAGEKSTGFGALLRQLPPIAFACIDEAHCISQWSHNFRPSYLMVSKVLREKLGVKTVLGLTATATKSTAESIVNHLKIPDGMAGVISDTPLPRNLTLTVSKDDYRDRALVALLESNRFKDLDSIIVYCTRRDECVRLAALLRTSLFNPKRHLRADEKVSSIAEAYHAGLSASRRKVVQKAFMSGETRIVVATVAFGMGINKPDIRAVIHFNMPSSFEGYVQEVGRSGRDGLPAHCHLFISSQEAADKSELRRHIYANGVDRHMVRRLLQKVFVPCSCMKTGSKNSQVNKRCPGHEVAIPVDETVKLLDIPQEIISTLLCYLELHQKKFITSLPSVYVNAKVTSYAGPKALKAAAQSSAPLAMAIALDLQRGKSHDDSSIIEFPVVDVAAAIGWDSGVVKGHLKGLEWKTTDTGGWKRTAISVTFDTLGFRVKAPGDLTNAELDEALDALADRAMNQQRMSLCQLESIYSALTEVSVDSVRQCRELTEELTNKSDTLKTTIRSYFQSENPMENIDLNLETKLLNEDQIASDVRSLVQCYRDNNFTGRAVARIFHGIQSPNYPALVWSRCRFWRAHLASNFELICQVATREILAMR; encoded by the exons ATGGATCTCCTAGATGATCGAGCGCtcaaaaacaaatatcaaaagtcaAAATTGAGGGTAAAGCTATGGGAGAGCGACTTCATGGAAAAATATGGACGGAAACCCAACAAG AACGACATCAGGGATGCCGATGTAACAATTAGAGATGCATACAAAATGTACTGGAAGTTGAAAACTCGAGCCTTAGAGGAGACCCTGATGGACATAACATTCTCTGACGATATTCAAGGCAATATATCGACCACTTCAACATTAAACACATCTGCAGTAGATAACGTTTGCGATAAGCACAATACTACACAGTCCGATACGCACGATGCAGAAAATCTTAAACCAGAGTCTGTCCCAGCAACGAAAAACATCGAATTTGAGGCACTCCTTTCCGAGGACGGAGTAAATTCTGATGGTGTGTGGGGAGATcatttgaataagaaaaagcaACCTACgccaaaaaagaaacaaaatttactcGTCGGTAGATCGTCCTCGTTTCAATTGTCCCAAAAAATGTTCAACAGTACTAGTTTCACCAAACGAAATCCCAGAAAGTCACTGTCGATGGTCAAGTCCAAGAGCAGATCGGAATTAGAAGGCAGTAACACATCCTTAACTTTTCTGAAAGATGGTACAGCATCTCAGACAGAGGATGGATTTGACCcaagtgaaattttgaagcCGATGTTTGGGGAGAAGATGAAGGTTGTTCAGGCTGAAAATAGAGTCGTCGCCCAGTCTGTGAGTGCCGTTCGTCAGCTGATAGATGGCAAGACGATCAATGTTTGTAGAAAAATAGATGCCGGATGGATAGATAGATGCTCAAAGCAGAATAATCTTGAACCCCTATCAGGAAATATTAATAGATTGTCCGGGACCAGCGATTCTGGACTTGAATCCTTGGAGGCAAGCCTGTATTCACCTTACTATGGAACTTCGCTAACTAGCTCGCAAACTCCGCAGTCTTTTTCAGACGAAGAGGATTTCATATGCAACAGTGATTCCGAAGGAGAGCGTAAAAACAAACGCATCAGAAACAAGAGGAAAAATTACAATGCTGCAGAAACCCAGATGGCTAAACGACCTTGCATTGATTCTTATCAGGTAAATTCCCAAGATCTCACAACACCTGAAGTTCCATCACAAAATCATTCTGACTCTGCGAGACCTGCCGATATTGTGGAAATTGAtgcgaaacaaaaattgattccaagaacTGATGAATCAGGACTACGTGAAACAGACAAAGAGGACATTATCGATAATATAAGACCTTTAACAGCTAATGACAAGACCAAATCCTTAACTGTTGAGACTGAAGATCCTCCACCTGAGAATTCTTCACCAGAAAATTCTCCTTTATTAAATAGACAAACCCGAGGAAAAGTTTATAGAAGGATTAAGCATAATGTTGTCAACGATACAGAAACTGCAGACAATGAtgtagaagtagaaaaaaagatcgtTGGTAAACCAAGGAGGACACGAGCATTACGTGGTGCTAGAAAGCAACCGAAAAGAAGCAGTAAGAACCAAAATGATGCAACCGATTCAGAGGATGAAAATATAGGAAATGATAAAGAAACTGCAGATGACGatgtagaagaagaaaagaagatagTCGAAAAACCAAGGACAACACGAGCAGTACTGGGTGCCAGAAAGCAGCCGGCAAGAagcaataagaaaaaaactgatgcAACTGATTCAGTGGATGAAAATGTGCGAGAAACTCCAATTTATGGAGTAGAAACAGTTAATGCAGTGCCTAGATTCTCTTTACCAACAATTGAAAGCGGAGATTTAATTGCTGATTTCTCACAAGTTATTTCAAATGAAgattcgaaaaatgaaaagaattccAATACAGgcacaaaaatgaaaaagaagttaACGGATAAGGAAAGATTGGAACAGAAAGTAGCAGCTGGAAATATAAACGAAAACTTTgtgagaataaatttgaaaaagaaagtatTTGTCCGTGGGAAGAAAACAATGACGTTTcagaagtacaaaaaaaatcagtggaaacaaaagaagaaggaactGGCATCTGGAGAAGGTGGATTGGACTTGGCTGACTTGGTTGAGAAGAAAGGAGTCTTAACTTGCTTTAAGTGCGGTGATAtcggacatttttcaaaagaatgTAGATCACTGAAATCTGCTGATCTCTTGCCACTAGCTGCTGATGAAGAGCCATCTGAATATCCGACTCTTGAAGAGGCAGCTAAGATGGCAAATGAGGCTGTTCTTGGAGCGCATAGGAACAGACTCAATCTTATTCCGCAAACTGCTTCTCGACCCATCGATGCGACGGTACTAAAAGACAAAATAGATGGAAATAATGTACCAAGTGATTCAGAAGACCCTGAAGCATTTCTGTCaaccgacgaaaatttcaccgacaTCTTGGATGATATTGATTTCGAGGAGGATCTTGAATTCCAAGAACCGAAAACT CAGGTGCCTTCAAGCCACAAGGTACCCGAGCACTTGCTGGCACAATTGCTTCGTCCTGAAGTGGGACCTGTAAAGCCCTTGTATCCTATGGGGTCGTTCGACGAGCCGAGTG taaCGCCAAATGAAGTGTTTGACGCATTAAAGAAGTTTGGCCACGAGACCTTCAGACCTGGTCAAGAGAAAGCTGTGATGAGAATACTGACAGGCCAGTCTACTTTAGTCACTTTGTCAACTGGGTCCGGCAAAAGTTTGTGCTACCAGCTTCCTGCCTATCTCTATGCCAAGCATTCGCCGTGCATCACCCTGGTCATATCTCCACTGGTATCTTTGATGGACGACCAGGTAACCGGTGTTCCAAAGTTCCTGTCCGCGGCCTGCCTTCACACTGCAATGGGGGCAAAGCAACGTACAAAAGTAATGGACATGGTTAAGGAGGGAACCCTAAATATTCTACTCGTCTCTCCGGAGGCTGTCGTTGCTGGAGAAAAATCGACAGGCTTTGGCGCCTTGCTGAGGCAGCTTCCTCCCATTGCTTTTGCTTGCATTGACGAAGCTCATTGCATATCTCAATGGTCACACAATTTCCGACCGTCTTATCTGATGGTTAGCAAAGTACTGAGAGAGAAGTTAGGTGTCAAAACTGTTTTGGGTCTCACTGCCACAGCCACGAAATCAACTGCCGAGAGTATTGTCAACCATTTGAAAATTCCAGACGGTATGGCCGGAGTAATTTCCGATACCCCCTTGCCCCGAAACTTGACATTGACTGTATCGAAAGATGATTATCGAGATCGCGCGCTAGTGGCTCTCCTGGAAAGCAATCGTTTCAAAGATTTGGATTCTATAATTGTTTACTGCACTCGCCGAGACGAGTGTGTCAGACTCGCTGCACTCTTGAGAACGTCCTTGTTT AATCCCAAACGGCATTTGAGAGCTGATGAAAAAGTGTCGTCCATAGCGGAAGCCTACCATGCAGGCTTGTCTGCTAGTCGGCGCAAGGTTGTACAAAAGGCTTTTATGAGCGGAGAAACTAGGATTGTAGTTGCTACAGTTGCCTTTGGAATGGGTATCAACAAGCCAGACATCAGGGCGGTTATTCATTTCAACATGCCTTCAAGTTTTGAGGGATACGTACAGGAGGTTGGAAGATCCGGAAGAGATGGTCTCCCAGCTCATTGTCACCTCTTCATAAGCTCACAG gaaGCAGCTGATAAGTCTGAGCTACGTCGTCACATCTATGCCAACGGGGTGGACAGACACATGGTCAGGCGTTTGTTACAGAAAGTATTCGTTCCTTGTTCTTGCATGAAAACTGGCTCGAAGAATAGTCAAGTGAACAAAAGATGTCCTGGACACGAAGTCGCAATACCGGTAGACGAAACTGTAAAGCTGCTGGACATTCCTCAAGAAATCATCTCCACTCTACTTTGCTATCTGGAACttcatcaaaaaaaatttatcacctcTTTACCATCAGTTTACGTTAACGCCAAAGTGACAAGCTATGCTGGTCCCAAAGCATTGAAAGCTGCTGCTCAAtct TCAGCACCACTGGCCATGGCGATTGCTCTAGACTTACAACGAGGTAAATCTCATGATGACAGCTCTATCATAGAGTTTCCGGTCGTTGACGTCGCAGCTGCTATTGGGTGGGACAGTGGAGTCGTCAAAGGTCACTTGAAGGGTCTTGAGTGGAAAACCACag ACACGGGCGGCTGGAAACGGACCGCGATATCGGTAACATTCGACACACTCGGCTTCAGAGTAAAAGCACCAGGAGATCTTACAAATGCAGAGTTGGACGAAGCTCTAGATGCGTTAGCTGATCGTGCAATGAATCAGCAGCGCATGAGCCTTTGTCAGTTGGAGTCAATATACTCTGCGTTAACAGAAGTTAGCGTAGACTCTGTGAGACAATGTCGAGAACTCACTGAAGAACTAACAAATAAGTCTGATACTCTAAAGACGACGATCAGGAGTTACTTCCAGTCGGAAAATCCCATGGAAAATATAGACTTGAATCTCGAG ACGAAGCTGCTTAACGAAGACCAGATTGCAAGTGACGTCCGCAGCCTGGTCCAATGTTATAGGGACAATAATTTTACGGGGCGAGCGGTTGCTCGGATTTTCCACGGGATTCAAAGCCCCAATTATCCAGCTTTGGTGTGGTCTCGTTGCCGCTTTTGGAGAGCACATCTTGCATCGAATTTCGAGCTTATCTGTCAGGTAGCTACACGTGAGATTTTAGCGATGCGATAG
- the LOC124404489 gene encoding uncharacterized protein LOC124404489: protein MDVFVDKETGESLESVALRGTCQSLSLNFTDPENNNLETGEPEEETGNGRIIRRRVPFQIPRALQRQDSGEDEEEERTADHIHQENHEGSRAVKRVSRRSEPFGQTNPTMLLIPLVFYFRWVIAILMCLEVFLHVWAHHKNKHLKNADVYFRSPFHSITSEFCALCQSETCMDRVGKMQEIRAGKFLRQCNYMKRVVT from the exons ATGGACGTTTTCGTGGACAAAGAAACGGGGGAAAGCCTCGAAAGCGTGGCGTTGCGAGGTACCTGCCAGTCACTGAGTCTGAACTTCACCGATCCCGAAAACAACAATCTTGAAACTGGAGAACCCGAGGAAGAGACTGGAAATGGTCGAATTATCCGTCGACGAGTTCCCTTCCAG ATTCCGCGTGCTCtacagagacaagatagcggGGAAGATGAGGAGGAAGAACGAACGGCGGATCACATACATCAAGAGAATCACGAAGGTTCACGAGCAGTTAAACGGGTATCAAGGCGAAGCGAACCATTCGGCCAAACGAATCCAACAATGCTACTTATTCCCCTAGTATTTTATTTCCGTTGGGTAATCGCGATACTGATGTGTTTAGAAGTATTTCTTCACGTGTGGGCCCACCACAAGAAcaaacacctcaaaaatgcgGACGTCTATTTCAGATCTCCGTTTCATTCCATCACTTCGGAATTTTGCGCGTTATGTCAAAGCGAAACGTGCATGGATAGGGTGGGAAAAATGCAGGAGATACGAGCAGGGAAATTTTTACGGCAGTGCAATTACATGAAGAGAGTCGTTACCTGA